A genomic segment from Pseudomonas sessilinigenes encodes:
- the dibA gene encoding phosphodiesterase DibA — MSVSYRNGLRAALLYLLLSLVWLQLSGYLLSSFFDGSPDEARWQRASCYAWALVSAVLIFFARARLLRVLGADRWLRHQQKDRERLRQAAAVFDCTREGVLVSDTQGQIVHVNRAFIEITGYQREEVLGRQPSMFKSGHHSVDFYKAMFGALRQSGEWSGEIWNRRKSGEIYPQWQTIRAIHDEQGELTHYVAVFSDISAIKDSEHELAHLAHHDPLTDLPNRLLLTDRAEQALASAQIHKRGCAMLMIDLDHFKMVNDSLGHNVGDQLLKAFAQRLRDMFGPGVTLARLGGDEFAVLAESCPQLVQAAALAQRILDGLKEPFQLDGHQVLINASIGISLFPSDALSASQLLRNADAALFKAKSAGRNGYALYTEELTAHAQQRVEIAFELRRALDRQELRVYYQPVHDLASSRLVGVEALVRWQHPHRGLVPPAEFIPIAERTGMIAEIDAWVMGEACRQMCQWQAEGVVLSFIAVNVSTRLFARSELYQQVAQVLHDTGLDPAYLELEVTESALMDDPEVALEQMHRLRELGIRLAIDDFGTGYSSLLRLKRLPVQKLKIDQGFVAGLPWDEDDAAISRVIVALAQSMGMQVHAEGIEQMEQARFLLDHGCDLGQGYWFGRPMPASLLDWDNAPQIL, encoded by the coding sequence ATGTCGGTTTCTTATCGCAATGGCTTGCGTGCGGCCTTGCTCTACCTGCTGCTGTCCCTGGTTTGGCTCCAGCTCAGTGGTTATTTATTGAGCAGTTTCTTCGATGGGTCTCCGGATGAGGCTCGTTGGCAACGGGCCAGTTGCTACGCTTGGGCCCTGGTCAGTGCGGTGCTGATCTTCTTTGCCCGTGCCCGCTTGCTGCGGGTGCTGGGCGCCGATCGCTGGTTGCGCCACCAGCAGAAGGACCGCGAGCGCCTGCGCCAGGCTGCGGCGGTCTTCGACTGTACCCGCGAGGGGGTACTGGTGAGCGACACCCAGGGGCAGATCGTCCACGTCAACCGTGCCTTCATCGAGATCACCGGCTACCAGCGCGAGGAGGTGCTGGGGCGCCAGCCGAGCATGTTCAAGTCCGGCCATCATTCGGTGGACTTCTATAAGGCGATGTTCGGTGCGTTGCGCCAGAGCGGCGAGTGGAGCGGGGAAATCTGGAACCGGCGCAAGAGCGGGGAAATCTATCCACAGTGGCAGACCATCCGTGCGATCCACGATGAGCAGGGCGAACTCACCCACTATGTGGCGGTATTCTCCGACATCAGCGCGATCAAGGACTCCGAGCACGAGCTGGCGCACCTGGCCCACCACGATCCGCTGACCGACCTGCCCAACCGCCTGCTGCTCACCGACCGCGCCGAACAGGCCTTGGCTTCGGCGCAGATCCACAAGCGCGGTTGCGCCATGCTGATGATCGACCTGGACCACTTCAAGATGGTCAACGACAGCCTCGGGCATAACGTCGGCGACCAGTTGCTCAAGGCTTTTGCCCAACGCCTGCGCGACATGTTCGGCCCGGGCGTGACCCTGGCGCGCCTGGGCGGCGACGAGTTCGCCGTGCTGGCCGAAAGCTGCCCGCAGCTGGTGCAGGCGGCGGCCCTGGCCCAGCGCATCCTCGATGGTCTCAAGGAGCCATTCCAGCTGGATGGCCACCAGGTGCTGATCAACGCCAGCATCGGCATCAGCCTGTTTCCCAGCGATGCCTTGAGCGCCAGCCAGCTGTTGCGCAACGCCGATGCCGCGTTGTTCAAGGCCAAGAGCGCCGGGCGCAATGGTTATGCCCTGTATACCGAGGAACTCACTGCCCACGCCCAGCAGCGGGTGGAGATCGCCTTCGAACTGCGCCGGGCCCTGGACCGCCAGGAGCTGCGGGTCTACTACCAGCCGGTGCACGACCTGGCCAGCAGTCGCCTGGTGGGCGTCGAGGCCCTGGTGCGCTGGCAGCACCCGCACCGGGGCCTGGTGCCGCCGGCGGAGTTCATCCCCATCGCCGAACGCACCGGGATGATTGCCGAGATCGATGCCTGGGTCATGGGCGAGGCATGCCGGCAGATGTGCCAGTGGCAGGCCGAGGGCGTGGTGCTGTCGTTCATCGCGGTGAACGTCTCGACCCGCCTGTTCGCGCGCAGCGAGCTGTACCAGCAGGTGGCCCAGGTGCTGCACGACACCGGGCTGGACCCGGCCTACCTGGAGCTGGAGGTCACCGAGAGTGCGCTGATGGACGACCCGGAGGTGGCCCTGGAGCAGATGCACCGCCTGCGGGAGCTGGGCATCCGCCTGGCCATCGACGACTTCGGCACCGGCTATTCGTCGTTGCTGCGGCTCAAGCGCCTGCCGGTGCAAAAGCTCAAGATCGACCAGGGCTTCGTCGCCGGCTTGCCGTGGGACGAGGACGATGCGGCGATTTCCCGGGTCATCGTGGCCCTGGCCCAGAGCATGGGCATGCAGGTCCATGCCGAAGGTATCGAACAGATGGAGCAGGCCCGCTTCCTCCTCGACCATGGCTGCGATTTGGGCCAGGGCTACTGGTTCGGCCGGCCGATGCCGGCCTCGCTGCTGGACTGGGACAACGCCCCGCAAATCCTCTGA
- a CDS encoding alanine racemase: MHLPSRTNASQPSNPLASLRHARVDDLLRQHPAALHDLVQGLGSPLHLMLPQVFVENIRQFQRTFDQAPATGTLLFAKKANKADCLIQACSQEGIGVDVASVGELEKALGGGVPGHAIGVSGPEKSERLLALSLSHQCLLAIDSPSELQRLLHLARHRDQQARLLLRCLPESQPESRFGLDPGQCAQAIALCREHPRWLRLMGFSFHLGGYSSEQRAQTANRLLDLCVSTRAAGLEHCRRLNLGGGLAVRYVSPGAWARFLQQDRPNHYHGARTFNGFYPYGAPRATADALADILATPVDTAMTLAQKAERHAIELMIEPGRALLDQAGISAFRVQGVKDRGDGYALVTVQGSSFSLSEQWFNSEFLPEPLLLPAEPRPAAPFLACVGGSTCLESDMLTWRKIRFDQPVRPGDLLVYLNTAGYQMDSNESPFHEARLPYKVVIELDGPTLRWKLDGLA; this comes from the coding sequence ATGCACCTGCCTTCACGCACCAACGCCAGCCAGCCTTCCAACCCATTGGCCAGCCTGCGCCATGCTCGCGTCGACGACCTGCTGCGCCAGCACCCGGCAGCCCTGCACGACCTGGTGCAGGGCCTGGGTTCGCCCCTGCACCTGATGCTGCCGCAGGTGTTCGTGGAGAACATCCGCCAGTTCCAACGCACCTTCGACCAAGCACCAGCCACGGGCACGCTGCTATTCGCGAAAAAAGCCAACAAGGCCGACTGCCTGATCCAGGCCTGCTCCCAAGAGGGCATCGGCGTTGACGTGGCCAGCGTCGGCGAGCTGGAAAAGGCCCTGGGCGGCGGCGTACCGGGCCATGCCATCGGGGTCTCCGGCCCGGAAAAAAGCGAGCGCTTGCTGGCGCTGAGCCTGAGTCACCAATGCCTGTTGGCCATCGATTCGCCCAGCGAGTTGCAACGCCTGCTGCACCTGGCGCGCCACCGTGACCAACAGGCCCGGTTGTTGTTGCGTTGCCTGCCCGAGAGCCAGCCCGAGAGCCGCTTTGGCCTCGACCCAGGGCAGTGCGCACAGGCCATTGCGCTGTGCCGGGAGCATCCCCGCTGGTTACGCCTGATGGGGTTTTCCTTCCACCTCGGCGGTTACTCCAGCGAGCAGCGCGCCCAGACCGCCAATCGCTTGCTCGACCTCTGCGTGAGCACCCGCGCGGCGGGCCTGGAACATTGTCGACGCCTGAACCTGGGGGGCGGCCTTGCCGTGCGGTACGTCAGCCCCGGGGCCTGGGCCCGCTTCCTCCAGCAGGACCGGCCCAACCACTACCACGGTGCCCGCACCTTCAACGGCTTCTATCCCTACGGCGCACCGCGCGCCACTGCCGACGCCCTGGCGGACATTCTCGCAACCCCGGTGGACACGGCCATGACCCTGGCGCAGAAGGCCGAGCGGCACGCCATCGAGTTGATGATCGAGCCCGGCCGGGCCCTGCTCGACCAGGCCGGCATCAGCGCCTTTCGCGTCCAGGGGGTCAAGGACCGGGGTGACGGCTACGCGCTGGTCACGGTGCAGGGCAGCAGCTTCAGCCTCTCCGAGCAGTGGTTCAACAGCGAGTTCCTGCCCGAGCCCTTGCTACTCCCCGCCGAGCCCCGCCCGGCCGCGCCCTTTCTCGCCTGTGTCGGCGGCTCGACCTGCCTGGAGTCCGACATGCTGACCTGGCGCAAGATCCGTTTCGACCAACCGGTACGCCCCGGCGACCTGCTGGTCTACCTCAACACCGCCGGCTACCAGATGGACTCCAACGAGTCGCCGTTTCACGAGGCCCGGTTGCCCTACAAGGTCGTCATCGAACTCGACGGCCCCACCCTGCGCTGGAAGCTCGATGGGCTGGCGTGA
- a CDS encoding response regulator, whose product MTAVDLPAVPRVLIAEADPWSRDLLTQVLLNVRCDARLDLCADGQEAMDLLSAKPYDLVIADWELPGIDGLALLRAVRQRKRNPLQPFILLSVRSDSASVREALPLAPTAYLTKPLNMEGLTQRLQGLLLDAGQEVSCEVPSLTPGTTLYSFLEHRRELADGAPLLTDVQLAVKRSLHPEGLDLRLLEEEIRTDPQVTAVLIAAANSAAQHHGDGVQTLSQALQRLGTGQSMNLILGLTLKRSARLSDPALADYAERYWGLSLHTAEYGRTLARLLDLDQERCYCAGLLHRLGDLALLRCLQEWKQAGGELDDQEEVGDALERFGAAYGSALRTRWRMPLELRELIASVYQLGGGVYSREALVMNLAGQLARLPASEGVEEVARGKTARLLKVGLPELSRLRKG is encoded by the coding sequence ATGACCGCTGTCGATCTACCTGCTGTACCTCGCGTGCTGATCGCCGAGGCCGATCCCTGGTCCCGCGACCTGCTGACCCAAGTGCTGCTCAACGTACGCTGCGATGCGCGCCTGGACCTGTGTGCCGATGGCCAGGAAGCCATGGACCTGCTCAGCGCCAAGCCCTACGACCTGGTCATTGCCGATTGGGAGCTGCCGGGTATCGATGGCCTGGCGCTGTTGCGGGCGGTGCGCCAGCGCAAGCGCAACCCGCTGCAGCCGTTCATTCTCCTTAGCGTGCGTAGCGACAGTGCCAGCGTGCGCGAGGCGTTGCCCCTGGCGCCTACTGCCTACCTGACCAAGCCCCTGAACATGGAAGGCCTGACCCAGCGCCTGCAGGGCTTGCTGCTGGACGCTGGCCAGGAGGTCTCCTGCGAGGTCCCGAGCCTGACGCCCGGTACGACCTTGTACAGCTTTCTCGAACACCGCCGCGAGCTGGCCGACGGCGCGCCCCTGTTGACCGACGTGCAACTGGCGGTCAAGCGCAGCCTGCACCCCGAAGGGCTGGACCTGCGCCTGCTGGAGGAAGAAATCCGCACCGACCCGCAAGTCACCGCCGTGCTGATCGCCGCTGCCAACAGCGCTGCCCAGCACCATGGCGACGGCGTGCAGACCCTGTCCCAGGCCTTGCAGCGGCTCGGCACCGGGCAGAGCATGAACCTGATCCTCGGCCTGACCCTCAAGCGCAGTGCCCGCCTGAGCGATCCGGCCCTGGCCGACTATGCCGAGCGCTACTGGGGGCTGTCGCTGCACACCGCGGAGTATGGGCGGACCCTGGCGCGCCTGTTGGACCTGGACCAGGAGCGTTGCTACTGCGCCGGCCTGTTGCACCGCCTGGGCGACCTGGCGTTGCTGCGCTGCCTGCAAGAGTGGAAGCAGGCGGGCGGTGAGCTGGACGATCAGGAGGAGGTCGGAGATGCCCTGGAGCGTTTTGGCGCCGCCTACGGTTCGGCCCTGCGCACCCGCTGGCGCATGCCCCTGGAGCTGCGCGAGCTGATCGCCTCGGTGTATCAGCTCGGCGGTGGCGTCTATTCCCGCGAGGCCCTGGTGATGAACCTGGCCGGCCAGTTGGCTCGCCTGCCAGCCTCGGAAGGAGTGGAAGAAGTGGCCCGGGGCAAGACCGCGCGCCTGCTCAAGGTCGGCCTGCCGGAGCTGAGTCGCCTGCGCAAGGGGTGA
- a CDS encoding ornithine cyclodeaminase, which yields MNSSTQYAAPGELWVLAQADLEDLGVRHEDVLKVVEQAYIALRNGDSQNPLKTIVEPADQRSISYSMVGRDGASQTLGFKVVYEHDPQRQREAYRFHSFIFLCDDRSGQPIALMDVAQLGPMRTSATSALMARAACPDARTALVVGSGVQGQIALPMLLAALPGLQRLQVYGHYTDGLKAVRENLRRHCPGREVEVVEDLPQAAAQADIILGVAGLTARQQVKRAWLKPGAVAVLVGYGIDADVLHGADYRIATDSAQMRVTSADLAAADGSLPDMDAQLPDILLGHAPARRHERDIVFAYNSGMVVTDVALGRYLADLALASRRGQRVKLW from the coding sequence ATGAACAGCTCAACGCAATACGCCGCGCCCGGCGAACTCTGGGTGCTTGCACAGGCCGACCTGGAAGACCTGGGGGTACGCCACGAGGATGTGCTCAAGGTGGTGGAGCAGGCCTACATCGCCCTGCGCAATGGCGACTCGCAGAACCCGCTCAAGACCATCGTCGAGCCGGCGGACCAGCGCTCCATCAGCTACTCGATGGTGGGGCGCGACGGCGCCAGCCAGACCCTGGGCTTCAAGGTGGTGTACGAGCACGACCCGCAGCGCCAGCGCGAGGCCTACCGCTTCCACTCCTTCATCTTTCTCTGTGACGATCGCAGCGGCCAGCCCATCGCCTTGATGGACGTGGCCCAGTTGGGGCCAATGCGCACCAGCGCGACCTCGGCGCTGATGGCCCGGGCCGCCTGCCCCGACGCCCGCACGGCACTGGTGGTCGGCAGCGGCGTGCAGGGGCAGATCGCCTTGCCGATGCTCCTGGCCGCCCTGCCCGGGCTGCAACGCCTGCAGGTCTACGGCCACTACACCGACGGCCTCAAGGCGGTGCGCGAGAATCTCCGGCGCCACTGCCCGGGGCGCGAGGTCGAGGTGGTCGAAGACTTGCCGCAGGCTGCTGCGCAAGCCGACATCATTCTCGGCGTGGCCGGCCTGACCGCCCGGCAGCAGGTCAAGCGAGCCTGGCTCAAGCCCGGGGCTGTGGCGGTGCTGGTGGGCTACGGCATCGATGCCGATGTGCTGCACGGCGCCGACTACCGCATCGCCACCGACAGCGCGCAGATGCGCGTCACCAGCGCCGACCTGGCCGCCGCCGACGGCAGCCTGCCGGACATGGACGCACAGCTGCCGGACATCCTCCTCGGCCACGCCCCGGCACGCCGCCATGAGCGGGATATCGTCTTCGCCTACAACAGCGGCATGGTGGTCACCGACGTGGCCCTGGGGCGCTACCTGGCGGACCTGGCCCTGGCCAGCCGACGCGGGCAGAGGGTCAAGCTATGGTGA
- a CDS encoding GGDEF domain-containing protein, translated as MVNKNPDIPSSLPQWPEAAQTLLALMHAQGEVARLTEREQLFSSLLVSVNAVLWALDWSSRQVLYVSPAYERIFGRPAGLLLADYNQWRDSIYPDDLEYAERSLAQVLEKGAVEDREYRIIDAAGQVRWLSDKCFINRNAEPGQRLIVVGIAEDISEKKQLEAELQRLATTDALTQSSNRRHFFECANREFEQARLQGSPLSFLLLDIDDFKVINDTYGHPEGDVVLQRIAESGRAALRRGDLFGRIGGEEFAALFPGCAVDMARQVAERLQREIQRQHFSHQGQAFSITVSQGLTGLLAEDESLDSLFARADAAMYEAKRQGKNRIVSG; from the coding sequence ATGGTCAACAAGAATCCAGACATTCCATCTTCGCTCCCCCAGTGGCCCGAGGCCGCGCAAACCCTACTGGCCCTGATGCATGCCCAGGGCGAAGTCGCCCGCCTGACCGAACGCGAGCAGCTGTTCAGCTCGCTGCTGGTCAGCGTCAACGCAGTACTCTGGGCCCTGGACTGGAGCAGCCGCCAGGTGCTCTACGTCAGCCCGGCCTATGAACGCATTTTCGGGCGCCCTGCCGGCCTGTTGCTGGCGGACTACAACCAATGGCGCGACAGCATCTATCCCGACGACCTGGAGTACGCCGAGCGCAGCCTGGCCCAAGTCCTGGAGAAAGGCGCCGTGGAAGACCGCGAGTACCGCATCATCGATGCCGCAGGCCAGGTGCGTTGGCTCAGCGACAAATGCTTTATCAACCGCAATGCCGAGCCCGGGCAGCGCCTGATCGTGGTGGGTATCGCCGAGGACATCAGCGAAAAGAAGCAGCTGGAGGCCGAGCTGCAGCGCCTGGCCACCACCGATGCGCTGACCCAGAGCAGCAACCGCCGGCACTTCTTCGAATGTGCCAACCGCGAGTTCGAGCAGGCCCGCCTGCAGGGTTCGCCGCTGTCTTTCCTGCTCTTGGATATCGATGACTTCAAGGTGATCAACGACACCTACGGCCATCCCGAAGGCGATGTGGTCCTGCAGCGCATCGCCGAGAGCGGGCGCGCCGCCCTGCGCCGGGGCGACCTGTTCGGGCGTATTGGCGGCGAAGAATTCGCCGCCCTGTTTCCCGGTTGTGCCGTCGACATGGCGCGCCAGGTGGCCGAGCGCCTGCAACGGGAAATCCAGCGCCAGCACTTCAGCCACCAGGGCCAGGCCTTCAGCATCACGGTCAGCCAGGGCCTGACGGGGCTGCTGGCGGAGGACGAGAGCCTGGACAGCCTGTTCGCCCGGGCCGACGCGGCGATGTACGAAGCCAAGCGCCAGGGCAAGAATCGCATCGTCAGTGGCTGA
- the desA gene encoding delta-9 fatty acid desaturase DesA produces MWYEGLLGLSAWQLVAVTLLMTHVTIVAVTVYLHRYSAHRSLELNAGLKHFFRFWLWLTTAQNTREWTAIHRKHHAKCETVDDPHSPVIKGLSTVMRKGAELYREEARNPETLRIYGKNCPEDWIERNLYSRYKLGGVALMAVIDLLLFGTIGITIWAVQMMWIPFWAAGVINGLGHAVGYRNFECRDAATNLVPWGIIVGGEELHNNHHTYPNSAKLSVKKWEFDMGWGWIKLFSLLGLAKVQRVAPIAHRVEGKGHLDMDTAMAILNNRFQIMAQYRKLVIGPLVKQELAKVDHSVRHQFHRAKRLLSRETSLLEDRHHLRIQNMLEHSQALKVIYEKRLALQQIWVKTSSNGHDMLAAIKDWVHEAEASGIQSLRDFASQLKTYSLRPSVA; encoded by the coding sequence ATGTGGTATGAAGGTTTACTTGGCTTGTCCGCCTGGCAACTGGTGGCAGTCACCCTGTTGATGACCCACGTGACCATCGTCGCGGTCACGGTCTATCTGCATCGCTATTCCGCGCATCGCTCCCTGGAGCTCAATGCCGGGCTCAAGCATTTCTTCCGTTTCTGGCTGTGGCTGACCACGGCGCAGAACACCCGCGAGTGGACCGCGATCCATCGCAAGCACCACGCCAAGTGCGAGACGGTCGACGACCCGCACAGCCCGGTGATCAAGGGCCTGTCCACGGTCATGCGCAAAGGCGCCGAGCTGTATCGCGAAGAAGCCCGCAACCCCGAGACCCTGCGCATCTACGGCAAGAACTGCCCGGAAGACTGGATCGAGCGCAACCTCTACAGCCGCTACAAGCTCGGTGGCGTGGCGCTGATGGCGGTGATCGACCTGCTGCTGTTCGGCACCATCGGCATCACCATCTGGGCGGTGCAGATGATGTGGATCCCGTTCTGGGCCGCCGGCGTGATCAACGGCCTGGGCCATGCCGTGGGCTACCGCAACTTCGAATGCCGCGACGCGGCCACCAACCTGGTGCCGTGGGGCATCATCGTCGGCGGCGAAGAGCTGCATAACAACCACCACACCTACCCCAACTCGGCCAAGCTGTCGGTGAAGAAGTGGGAATTCGACATGGGCTGGGGCTGGATCAAGCTGTTCAGCCTGCTGGGCCTGGCCAAGGTCCAGCGAGTGGCGCCCATCGCCCATCGGGTCGAAGGCAAGGGCCACCTGGACATGGACACCGCCATGGCGATCCTCAACAACCGGTTCCAGATCATGGCCCAGTACCGCAAGCTGGTGATCGGCCCGCTGGTCAAGCAGGAACTGGCCAAGGTCGATCACTCGGTGCGCCACCAGTTCCACCGCGCCAAGCGCTTGCTGTCCCGGGAAACCAGCCTGCTGGAAGACCGCCACCACCTGCGCATCCAGAACATGCTGGAACACAGCCAGGCATTGAAGGTGATCTACGAGAAGCGCCTGGCGCTGCAACAGATCTGGGTCAAGACCAGCTCCAACGGCCACGACATGCTGGCCGCGATCAAGGACTGGGTCCACGAGGCCGAGGCCAGCGGCATCCAGTCCCTGCGGGACTTCGCCAGCCAGCTCAAGACCTACTCCCTGCGTCCTAGCGTCGCCTGA
- the oscA gene encoding sulfur starvation response protein OscA, with product MSASLRSVDGQDEATILREIQSALRDLRFGAVEITVHNAQVVQIERKEKFRLQQPGNKPS from the coding sequence ATGAGCGCATCTCTACGTAGCGTCGACGGACAGGACGAAGCAACCATCTTGCGTGAAATTCAAAGTGCACTGCGGGACCTGCGCTTCGGGGCAGTGGAAATCACCGTGCACAACGCCCAGGTCGTGCAGATCGAGCGCAAGGAAAAATTCCGCCTGCAGCAACCCGGCAACAAGCCCAGCTGA
- a CDS encoding TonB-dependent receptor has protein sequence MNQLYGSAQRCACTVLAGVFSACCSLPAVEAQEVREERKAAPLSLDTSHIVAPPLNDAYEVNAGAFGAKTAMEIPLVIQSYDAKTIADSSARTAVDVLSLDPSILSASAGSGFDNFRLRGFAMDNFNTIRRDGLALAPHHDFPLENVERIDVLKGPSGFLYGVNSPGGTINYIPKRPTLDPLLNLTVQGSSLAGRYVAIDNSNSTADGAFGYRLNAGYEKNGDYDHARDMERKFIGLATDWRLSDRALLQLNGDWSWKSTVADPLLRADQSHRANPLDASSYVRPPKINRRDLLTGSWFRHQTEGKNLDAKFEYTLSDNWTSITQANYSQVERHGGYNDLFNIQPNGDIGTADLYVSRGEVFSTWSLQSYLAGKFNTGSLYHDVFLGTGYKQFKDRSPAWDDINSANPGVRVSDVSVGNIRHPVQPPKHHFGPENDIEFVSRIKESSVFASDLVSLNEQFQVLLGGRYIWYRADHLSANALPQRHDVFVPSGALIYRPLDNLMTYVSYSRGLEKGDYAPWNATNKNQPTDAIESEQYEVGLKAEIDSRASLGLALFEIRRNASYLDTNNTFVSKGQYRHRGIELNLSHRPTDSLTLDANLAYLATRLENVDDLSVAGNRTEGVPKWKGSFGAQYQLQRIPGLSLDSTLSLVGSRPVDAQNSGYIPGYALLDAGASYRTRLGETPVTYRLHGKNLTNTYYYASTYYQGGLEVGREREVFLSARFEF, from the coding sequence ATGAACCAGTTGTACGGATCAGCACAACGTTGTGCGTGCACGGTCTTGGCCGGAGTGTTTTCAGCCTGTTGCAGCCTGCCCGCCGTCGAAGCGCAGGAAGTCCGGGAAGAGCGCAAGGCCGCTCCCTTGAGCCTGGACACCAGCCATATCGTCGCCCCGCCCCTCAACGATGCCTACGAGGTGAATGCCGGGGCCTTCGGCGCCAAGACAGCCATGGAGATCCCCCTGGTCATCCAGAGCTACGACGCCAAGACCATCGCCGACTCGTCGGCGCGTACCGCCGTCGATGTGCTGAGCCTGGACCCCTCGATCCTCAGTGCCTCCGCCGGTAGCGGTTTCGACAATTTCCGCCTGCGCGGCTTTGCCATGGACAACTTCAACACCATCCGTCGCGATGGCCTGGCATTGGCCCCGCACCATGACTTCCCCCTGGAGAACGTGGAGCGCATCGACGTACTCAAGGGGCCGTCGGGCTTCCTGTACGGGGTCAACTCCCCTGGCGGCACGATCAACTACATCCCCAAGCGCCCGACCCTCGATCCCTTGCTCAACCTGACGGTCCAGGGCTCGTCCCTGGCCGGGCGCTACGTCGCCATCGACAACAGCAACTCCACCGCCGACGGCGCCTTCGGCTATCGCCTGAATGCCGGCTACGAAAAGAACGGCGACTACGATCACGCCCGGGACATGGAGCGCAAGTTCATCGGCCTGGCCACCGACTGGCGCTTGAGCGACCGTGCGCTGCTGCAACTCAACGGCGACTGGTCGTGGAAGTCCACGGTGGCCGATCCCCTGCTGCGGGCTGACCAGAGCCACCGGGCCAACCCACTGGATGCGTCCAGCTACGTCAGGCCGCCGAAGATCAACCGTCGCGACCTGCTGACCGGTTCCTGGTTCCGCCACCAGACCGAGGGCAAGAACCTCGACGCCAAGTTCGAATACACCCTCAGCGACAACTGGACCTCCATCACCCAGGCCAACTATTCGCAGGTCGAGCGCCACGGCGGCTACAACGACCTGTTCAACATCCAGCCCAATGGCGACATCGGCACCGCCGACCTCTATGTTTCCCGTGGCGAGGTGTTCAGCACCTGGTCGCTGCAGTCCTACCTGGCGGGCAAGTTCAACACCGGCAGCCTCTACCACGATGTGTTCCTGGGCACCGGCTACAAGCAGTTCAAGGACCGTAGCCCGGCCTGGGACGATATCAACAGCGCCAATCCCGGGGTTCGCGTCAGCGACGTTTCGGTGGGCAACATCCGCCACCCGGTGCAGCCGCCCAAGCATCATTTCGGTCCGGAGAACGACATCGAGTTCGTCTCGCGGATCAAGGAAAGCTCGGTCTTCGCCAGCGACCTGGTGTCTCTCAACGAACAGTTCCAGGTGCTGCTCGGCGGGCGCTACATCTGGTACCGCGCCGATCATCTGTCGGCCAACGCACTGCCCCAGCGCCATGACGTGTTCGTCCCCAGCGGCGCCCTGATCTACCGCCCGCTGGACAACCTGATGACCTACGTCAGCTATTCGCGCGGCCTGGAGAAAGGCGACTACGCGCCCTGGAATGCCACCAACAAGAACCAGCCCACCGATGCCATCGAGTCCGAGCAATACGAAGTCGGGCTCAAGGCCGAGATCGACTCACGCGCAAGCCTGGGCCTGGCGCTCTTCGAGATCCGCCGCAATGCCAGTTACCTGGACACCAACAACACCTTCGTCAGCAAAGGCCAGTATCGCCACCGGGGCATCGAGCTCAACCTCAGCCACCGGCCCACCGACTCACTGACCCTGGACGCCAACCTGGCCTACCTGGCAACCCGCCTGGAAAACGTGGACGACCTCAGCGTCGCCGGCAATCGCACCGAAGGCGTGCCGAAATGGAAAGGGTCCTTCGGTGCCCAATACCAGCTGCAACGCATTCCCGGCCTGTCCCTGGACAGCACCTTGAGCCTGGTCGGCAGCCGTCCGGTGGATGCCCAGAACAGCGGCTACATCCCCGGCTATGCCCTGCTCGACGCGGGCGCCAGCTACCGCACCCGACTAGGCGAAACGCCGGTGACCTATCGGCTCCACGGCAAGAACCTGACCAACACCTATTACTACGCCAGCACCTATTACCAGGGCGGCCTGGAAGTGGGACGCGAACGCGAGGTGTTCCTCTCGGCGCGCTTCGAATTCTGA